A genomic segment from Tindallia californiensis encodes:
- a CDS encoding DegV family protein has product MTIQLITDSTAYIPCHLIKKYNIQVVSLSVQLNGLTKEETTVEHGAFYQELSQSKEWATSSQPTLETFLTLFQKAIDKRKEIFGVFLSSAMSGTYQTARMAKQMILEKEPSAKIHLIDSQTNCMQMGFAVLEAAKLIEEGLDTKEVIQQVQNFVNRSRFLFAPLSLQYLRKGGRIGGAAAFIGSVLRIVPILTVENGRTSVFNKVRTQKKAQSTMVQAVLEDFQQYGEGDLVVHHINDETAGHALASKLSEPFNREIPVLPIGPVIGLHVGPGTVGIAYYTAKNRISNEPAADKNQPHLKEGSYENY; this is encoded by the coding sequence ATGACGATTCAACTCATTACGGATAGTACCGCCTATATTCCATGTCATCTGATCAAGAAGTACAACATTCAAGTGGTTTCTCTCAGTGTTCAGCTAAACGGTCTGACGAAAGAAGAAACCACGGTAGAGCACGGTGCCTTTTATCAAGAACTAAGCCAGTCAAAAGAATGGGCTACGTCATCTCAGCCCACTCTCGAGACCTTTCTTACTCTTTTTCAGAAAGCAATCGATAAAAGAAAAGAAATCTTTGGAGTTTTCCTGTCCTCGGCCATGAGCGGTACTTATCAAACAGCCAGAATGGCTAAACAGATGATCTTAGAAAAAGAGCCTTCCGCAAAAATTCATTTAATTGATTCCCAAACCAATTGTATGCAAATGGGTTTTGCTGTGCTGGAAGCCGCTAAGTTAATTGAAGAAGGACTGGATACAAAGGAAGTGATCCAGCAGGTCCAGAACTTTGTGAATCGCTCCCGATTTTTGTTTGCTCCCCTTAGCTTGCAATACCTTCGAAAAGGCGGGCGAATTGGTGGTGCCGCCGCTTTTATTGGTTCTGTTCTACGAATCGTACCAATCTTAACCGTTGAAAATGGTAGGACATCTGTCTTCAACAAGGTCCGAACCCAGAAAAAAGCTCAGTCCACCATGGTCCAGGCTGTTTTGGAAGATTTCCAACAGTACGGAGAAGGTGATTTAGTGGTTCATCATATAAACGACGAAACTGCCGGTCACGCTCTGGCTTCTAAGCTTTCTGAGCCCTTTAACCGCGAAATCCCTGTTCTTCCTATCGGCCCGGTTATTGGATTGCATGTTGGCCCAGGAACCGTCGGAATTGCCTATTATACAGCAAAAAATCGGATTTCCAACGAACCTGCAGCCGATAAAAACCAACCACATCTCAAGGAGGGTTCCTATGAAAATTATTAA
- a CDS encoding (2Fe-2S) ferredoxin domain-containing protein, with the protein MKTIHVCIGSACHLKGAYQVVNRFQQLVEEKNLQEQIHVKAAFCLGHCTKAVSVQIDDGEVYSLGEEEVEDFLEKIL; encoded by the coding sequence ATGAAAACCATCCATGTTTGTATTGGTAGCGCCTGTCATTTAAAGGGAGCCTACCAGGTAGTGAATCGCTTTCAGCAACTAGTGGAAGAAAAAAACCTGCAGGAGCAGATTCATGTGAAGGCTGCTTTTTGTTTAGGTCATTGTACAAAGGCGGTATCTGTCCAGATTGACGATGGAGAAGTATACTCCCTGGGAGAAGAAGAGGTTGAAGATTTTTTAGAAAAAATCTTATGA
- a CDS encoding YkvI family membrane protein codes for MPEKIHWKQVFVSGGAIVGSMVGAGFASGQEVMQFFTHLGFIHSIYAGLLSMILLSWIFMTILEDGRIHQFPNANAIFSHYCGRKIGFFFEWFVPILMLMVFSMMISAAGATFHEHYGLHPSFGRVMVALSTLATVLLGIKGLVRIVGSIAPAFICLTILMSLSSIIANPEGIKSSGQTLMSIDVPNAYDHWFISGFMYASFLMVGFMPFTTEIGKQANNKKETVLGGLFGGIFFLTGAMILSTGLLVVIEQVYYRQIPSLAMASASLPLLASIFAFLMVAGIYTASVSMLWTSVNRIERNEQCVRYRKVAVFMTIFAFIGGQLPFATMVSLIYPTIGYLGLILISGMIYTKIKEVLP; via the coding sequence GTGCCAGAAAAAATCCATTGGAAGCAAGTATTTGTATCCGGCGGCGCCATTGTAGGATCAATGGTTGGCGCCGGTTTTGCTTCCGGTCAGGAAGTCATGCAGTTTTTTACTCACTTAGGCTTTATCCATAGCATTTATGCCGGTCTTCTTTCCATGATTTTACTGTCCTGGATCTTTATGACGATTCTAGAAGATGGCCGAATACATCAATTTCCTAATGCCAACGCTATCTTCTCCCATTATTGCGGAAGAAAAATTGGCTTTTTTTTCGAATGGTTTGTCCCGATTCTCATGTTAATGGTTTTTTCTATGATGATTTCCGCTGCCGGCGCTACTTTTCATGAGCACTATGGTTTGCATCCGTCTTTTGGCCGGGTCATGGTCGCTCTCTCTACGTTAGCCACGGTTTTACTTGGAATTAAAGGATTGGTTCGTATTGTAGGCTCTATTGCTCCTGCTTTTATCTGCCTTACCATTTTAATGAGCTTGTCCAGTATTATTGCAAATCCGGAAGGCATTAAATCTTCCGGTCAGACATTAATGTCTATCGATGTTCCCAATGCTTATGATCACTGGTTTATCTCAGGCTTTATGTACGCCTCTTTTCTGATGGTCGGATTTATGCCTTTCACTACCGAGATTGGAAAACAGGCCAACAATAAAAAAGAGACTGTTTTAGGCGGCTTGTTTGGCGGAATCTTTTTCTTAACCGGTGCCATGATTTTGAGTACCGGCTTGCTGGTGGTCATTGAGCAAGTCTATTACCGCCAGATTCCTTCTCTGGCAATGGCTTCCGCCAGCCTTCCCTTATTGGCCTCTATCTTTGCTTTTTTGATGGTGGCCGGCATTTATACCGCGTCTGTATCCATGCTTTGGACTTCTGTTAACCGTATTGAAAGAAATGAACAATGTGTCCGTTATCGAAAAGTGGCTGTTTTTATGACCATTTTCGCTTTCATCGGCGGCCAACTTCCTTTTGCCACCATGGTAAGCCTTATTTACCCAACCATTGGTTATCTGGGCCTTATTCTCATTAGTGGCATGATTTATACAAAAATAAAAGAAGTCCTGCCGTGA
- a CDS encoding HD domain-containing protein, whose protein sequence is MYDRDKAIALLEKHLETEHLLKHSYAVEAVMRALAKKLDPENVERWAFAGLVHDLDADLVDYKNGENHLHGPKTVKILQEEGLGDEEIYHSIQAHNKATGIKVENTMDRALYAADPITGFITAITFVYPDKKINSVKPKSITKRMKETRFAAGADRDAMRSIEKTGIAFPDFAALSLEAMQEIGETLGL, encoded by the coding sequence ATGTATGACCGGGATAAAGCCATAGCGCTTTTAGAGAAACATCTGGAGACAGAACACTTATTGAAACACTCTTATGCCGTGGAAGCTGTTATGAGAGCGCTGGCAAAAAAACTGGATCCGGAAAATGTGGAACGATGGGCTTTTGCTGGACTGGTACATGACTTAGATGCGGATTTAGTGGACTACAAGAATGGGGAAAACCATCTTCATGGTCCCAAGACAGTTAAAATCCTGCAGGAAGAGGGACTAGGGGATGAGGAGATTTATCATTCTATTCAGGCTCATAACAAAGCAACAGGGATAAAGGTGGAGAATACCATGGATCGGGCACTTTATGCAGCCGACCCTATTACTGGATTTATTACAGCGATTACCTTTGTATATCCGGATAAAAAGATAAATAGCGTGAAACCTAAATCCATCACGAAGAGAATGAAAGAAACACGTTTTGCCGCCGGAGCTGATCGGGATGCGATGCGGAGTATTGAAAAAACAGGTATTGCTTTTCCGGATTTTGCAGCTCTTTCTTTGGAAGCCATGCAAGAAATCGGAGAAACCTTAGGGCTATAA
- a CDS encoding SpoIIE family protein phosphatase codes for MNYFIDLAHDSLNKRNEELCGDKVEVVDTEDSVIIVLADGLGSGVKANILATMTTKIAGTMLKEGASIYETIETIAKTLPVCHVRKLAYSTFVILKIGKSGLAQLVEYDNPPLFYIRNNRELDISKKERIIHGKKILESEFEVMEGDSITIVSDGVIHAGVGGVLNLGWQWDNVLHFLLKHAQLEKTAKGITNRLMNTCIDLYEKKPGDDTTVVSIKIREPEIVSIFAGPPEKKEDDSRLMQDFLAGRGVKVVCGGTAANIASRELGEEIEVLLETGTEQVPPIGKSQVLDLVTEGVITLSCVLENLEQYVNRISLDLGVHQKGKEDGAYLLTKMLINDCTHVCFYVGQAINPAHQNPDLPKDLSIKLQVIRKIKEFLETLGKKVTVQYY; via the coding sequence ATGAACTACTTTATTGACTTAGCTCATGACAGTCTTAACAAAAGAAACGAAGAACTGTGCGGTGATAAAGTAGAAGTAGTAGATACGGAGGACAGTGTTATTATTGTATTGGCTGATGGGCTTGGGAGTGGGGTGAAAGCCAATATCTTAGCCACTATGACAACTAAAATAGCCGGTACGATGCTGAAGGAAGGAGCCAGCATTTACGAAACCATTGAAACCATTGCAAAAACCTTACCTGTCTGTCATGTGCGAAAATTGGCGTATTCCACCTTTGTTATTCTTAAGATTGGAAAAAGCGGTCTGGCTCAGTTGGTAGAGTATGATAATCCACCGTTATTTTATATAAGAAACAACAGAGAATTGGATATTTCTAAAAAAGAAAGAATTATTCATGGGAAAAAAATATTGGAAAGTGAGTTTGAAGTGATGGAAGGTGACAGCATTACGATTGTCAGTGACGGGGTTATTCATGCTGGCGTAGGTGGAGTTCTTAACCTGGGGTGGCAATGGGATAATGTATTACATTTTTTATTAAAGCATGCTCAGTTGGAAAAAACCGCCAAGGGCATTACGAATAGACTAATGAATACTTGTATTGATTTATATGAGAAAAAACCTGGAGACGATACGACGGTGGTTTCTATTAAGATCCGCGAGCCGGAGATTGTCAGTATTTTTGCTGGTCCGCCGGAAAAGAAAGAGGATGATTCGCGGTTAATGCAGGATTTTCTAGCTGGCAGAGGAGTGAAAGTGGTTTGTGGTGGTACGGCAGCTAATATTGCCAGTCGGGAACTGGGAGAAGAGATAGAAGTTCTGCTGGAAACAGGTACAGAGCAAGTGCCGCCGATCGGAAAAAGTCAGGTTCTTGATCTGGTCACAGAAGGGGTTATTACGCTGAGTTGTGTACTGGAAAACTTAGAACAATACGTTAACCGCATTTCCTTAGATCTGGGGGTTCATCAGAAGGGGAAAGAGGATGGAGCCTACCTTTTGACAAAAATGCTGATCAATGACTGTACCCATGTATGTTTTTATGTGGGCCAGGCTATCAATCCGGCTCACCAAAATCCGGATTTGCCAAAAGATTTAAGCATAAAACTACAAGTCATCAGAAAAATCAAAGAGTTTCTCGAAACGCTAGGTAAGAAAGTAACGGTACAGTACTACTAG
- a CDS encoding ornithine cyclodeaminase family protein, which produces MKIINAAAMKQSVNDQEMIDAIEEAFHLYSLENFTMPERLAVKHQEDTMLYMPCLTPDSIGTKMLSLMPQNPSKGKPLIDGMMILNNREDGTPLAIMNGQLLTAMRTGAVGGHAVRHLAYPESQHLGLIGCGVQGLYQVKYACAERSIATVYLYDEFKEDLTDFVESIRQETDSPSLHCVVCNSATEVAQNSDILITATSSKEPVLPNDPELFSNKCVVSIGSWRPDMREIPEAIWQTTSKVYTELPYACEETGDLSQPLADDVIALDQVHLMSDFLKAIKSGKKTDLQSTRFYKSVGMSLFDLVVATNIYEKAKEKGLGTDVDW; this is translated from the coding sequence ATGAAAATTATTAATGCAGCCGCAATGAAACAGTCTGTTAATGATCAAGAAATGATTGATGCTATCGAAGAAGCTTTCCACCTTTATTCTCTGGAAAATTTCACGATGCCAGAAAGACTTGCTGTCAAGCATCAGGAAGATACGATGCTCTATATGCCCTGCCTCACTCCAGATAGTATTGGAACGAAAATGCTTTCTCTGATGCCACAAAACCCATCTAAAGGAAAACCGCTTATTGATGGTATGATGATTCTTAACAACAGAGAAGACGGCACTCCCCTCGCTATCATGAATGGTCAGTTACTTACGGCCATGCGAACAGGAGCGGTCGGCGGTCACGCCGTCCGTCATTTAGCTTACCCAGAAAGTCAACACCTAGGCCTTATTGGTTGTGGGGTTCAGGGCCTTTACCAGGTTAAATACGCTTGTGCCGAAAGATCTATTGCTACGGTGTATCTCTATGATGAGTTCAAGGAGGATTTAACTGACTTTGTGGAAAGCATCCGTCAGGAAACCGACTCTCCTTCCCTCCATTGCGTTGTATGCAACAGTGCTACTGAAGTTGCCCAAAACAGTGATATTCTCATAACGGCCACCTCTTCCAAGGAGCCTGTTCTACCAAACGACCCAGAGCTTTTTTCTAATAAATGCGTGGTTTCCATCGGCTCTTGGCGCCCTGATATGAGGGAAATTCCAGAAGCCATCTGGCAAACCACCAGTAAGGTTTATACAGAACTGCCCTATGCTTGTGAAGAAACGGGAGATCTGTCGCAGCCTTTGGCCGATGATGTCATTGCCCTGGATCAGGTTCATTTGATGTCCGATTTCTTAAAAGCCATAAAATCAGGTAAAAAAACAGACCTGCAAAGCACTCGCTTTTACAAATCCGTCGGAATGAGTCTTTTTGATCTGGTTGTCGCTACCAACATTTATGAAAAAGCCAAAGAAAAAGGCTTAGGTACTGACGTTGACTGGTAG
- a CDS encoding helix-turn-helix domain-containing protein, translating to MQEVSKKIREIRKERGLTLKELSERTGFSISFLSQVERETSSIAITSLKKIADSLHVSITTFFKAYDNEHFLVTKEDQKSFLIEGSTTEYIRLSGTFQDRVLESLMVTLQPEEKHGHRFSHQGEEFLYVLEGAVVVSIDGDDYTVYAGDSIHYPSGKPHVWKNPLEEKTRFLCILTPVIL from the coding sequence ATGCAGGAGGTTTCAAAAAAAATTCGGGAAATAAGGAAAGAAAGAGGATTAACACTGAAAGAACTTAGCGAAAGAACCGGGTTTTCCATCAGTTTTTTATCTCAGGTGGAGCGGGAGACATCCTCTATTGCCATTACCTCACTGAAAAAAATTGCCGACTCTTTGCATGTCTCGATTACGACTTTCTTTAAGGCTTACGACAATGAACATTTTTTAGTAACCAAAGAAGATCAAAAGTCTTTTCTGATAGAAGGTTCTACAACGGAGTATATTAGGTTAAGCGGAACCTTTCAAGACCGGGTTCTGGAATCTCTGATGGTAACATTGCAGCCGGAAGAAAAACATGGCCATCGGTTTAGCCATCAGGGAGAAGAGTTTTTATATGTGTTGGAGGGTGCTGTCGTTGTATCTATCGATGGCGATGACTACACGGTATACGCCGGAGATTCCATTCACTATCCCTCTGGAAAACCTCATGTATGGAAGAACCCGCTGGAAGAAAAAACCAGATTTTTATGCATCCTCACGCCTGTTATTTTGTAG
- a CDS encoding [Fe-Fe] hydrogenase large subunit C-terminal domain-containing protein, which produces MKFINHSMDKCNNCYKCIRACPPKAISIFDSHARIDQDRCISCGECYVACEQGALHIKNVIDHVKEAIASPQKVVVSLSPAFSSAFGVENGEQMVEALKKLGFDVVEEEAVGGDVVAKAYEDYLGSSGKKNIIASTCPSTNYLIEKYHSSLRQYMIPIVSPMIAHGRILRKKYGADSYIVYVGPCLAKKAEAREMQHRGLVKAVLTFVELEDWLKEEGIELESLEGMAFDAVGTHKGRCIPFCIDMEISKKKNFEKNVIAGVDNSEEILRSLENDELEGLFLGIASCDRGCINGTGMPKDDTSYYVRRKRMTDYNRKIKALEEEQKQEQQKEKDLNENQDPLPEVDLSKIIYDQKVELEKYSAEEINETLMVMGKSRKEDQLNCNACGYGTCHAKAESVLRGTSHVNMCLPFMRAKAESLKNVIFDNSPNAIFMVGPDLKVKEFNPSSERIFQIRAEAIKDRDISTIIPSDLFEEVLETRVNLIGRQVEYHQYGVILIVNILYLSKEGILMAIMTDVTSAEKNKKELIRVRENTLNVAQDVIDKQMRVAQEIASLLGETTAETKVTLTKLQNLVVGDRGEER; this is translated from the coding sequence TTGAAATTTATTAATCATTCCATGGATAAATGCAACAATTGCTATAAATGCATTCGGGCTTGTCCGCCGAAAGCAATCTCTATTTTTGATAGTCATGCCAGAATCGATCAGGATCGATGTATATCCTGTGGAGAGTGCTATGTAGCCTGCGAGCAGGGGGCACTGCATATCAAAAATGTTATTGATCATGTAAAGGAAGCCATTGCTTCACCACAGAAAGTGGTGGTGAGTTTATCGCCAGCCTTTTCTTCTGCTTTTGGAGTTGAAAATGGAGAACAGATGGTAGAGGCTCTTAAAAAATTAGGGTTTGATGTGGTAGAAGAAGAAGCTGTAGGAGGGGATGTTGTGGCAAAAGCCTACGAAGACTATTTAGGCTCCTCCGGGAAGAAGAATATTATTGCTTCCACCTGTCCTTCGACCAATTATCTGATTGAAAAATACCATTCTTCCCTTCGTCAGTATATGATTCCTATCGTTTCGCCAATGATTGCTCATGGCCGAATACTTCGAAAAAAATATGGAGCGGATAGCTATATTGTATATGTGGGACCCTGCTTGGCGAAAAAGGCAGAAGCCAGAGAAATGCAGCATCGGGGATTGGTAAAAGCCGTTCTGACTTTTGTGGAACTGGAAGATTGGCTGAAAGAAGAGGGTATTGAACTGGAAAGCTTAGAAGGGATGGCCTTTGATGCTGTAGGAACTCATAAAGGCCGCTGTATTCCCTTTTGTATTGATATGGAAATTAGTAAAAAGAAAAACTTTGAAAAAAACGTCATCGCTGGAGTAGATAACAGCGAAGAAATTTTACGCAGTCTTGAAAATGACGAGTTAGAAGGACTGTTCTTAGGCATTGCATCCTGCGATCGTGGATGTATTAACGGTACTGGTATGCCTAAAGATGATACCAGCTACTATGTCCGACGTAAAAGAATGACCGATTATAATAGAAAAATCAAAGCCTTGGAAGAAGAACAAAAGCAAGAACAGCAAAAGGAAAAAGATCTTAATGAGAACCAGGATCCGTTGCCGGAAGTTGATTTAAGTAAGATTATTTATGATCAAAAAGTGGAATTAGAGAAATATTCAGCGGAAGAAATAAATGAAACCCTGATGGTAATGGGGAAAAGCAGAAAAGAAGATCAGTTAAACTGTAATGCCTGTGGCTATGGGACCTGCCATGCCAAGGCGGAGTCTGTGCTGAGAGGAACTTCTCACGTTAATATGTGCCTTCCTTTTATGAGAGCGAAAGCAGAAAGCCTTAAAAATGTTATTTTTGATAATAGCCCCAACGCTATTTTTATGGTGGGGCCAGACTTGAAAGTAAAAGAATTTAACCCATCATCAGAAAGGATCTTTCAGATCCGGGCAGAAGCCATTAAAGACAGAGACATCAGTACCATCATTCCAAGCGATTTGTTTGAAGAGGTACTGGAAACCCGGGTGAATTTGATTGGAAGGCAAGTAGAGTACCATCAATATGGAGTGATTTTAATTGTCAATATTTTATACCTGAGCAAGGAAGGTATTTTAATGGCCATTATGACAGACGTTACATCGGCAGAAAAAAATAAAAAAGAGCTGATACGAGTTCGTGAAAACACATTAAACGTCGCTCAGGATGTTATTGACAAACAAATGCGCGTTGCCCAGGAAATTGCCAGTCTTTTAGGAGAAACGACGGCAGAGACAAAAGTAACCCTTACGAAACTACAAAATCTAGTGGTTGGTGATCGGGGGGAGGAAAGATGA
- the eam gene encoding glutamate 2,3-aminomutase — MENSKREISLQRADELKSRIDDYLKAREEIPKGLEMKDTIRQRKEKIMKVLGATEEQWKDYRWQTENRVSDVELLGKILNLTDIEKKEIREVGKKFRWAVSPYYLSLMDPDDRFDPVRLMAIPVHSELEDPCHDFDPMGEEFTNPAGSITRRYPDRLIINVTNECAMYCRHCQRRRNIGEEDVPRSRSALQESIDYIRECPEIRDVLITGGDSLCLTDETLEWILKQLKEIPHVEYVRLGSRTLVTMPQRITDEFCAMIEKYHPVYINTHFNHPAEISEEAKEACEKLAKAGVPLGNQAVLLNGVNNDKYVMRVLNHELLKCRVRPYYIFHAKHVAGTTHFNTSIDDGLEIMEYLRGYTSGMAIPTFILNAPKGQGKTPLFPDYLVSRGKDYITIRTWEGKVMEYENHETKDIRELI; from the coding sequence ATGGAAAACAGTAAACGGGAAATCTCGCTTCAGAGAGCTGATGAGCTGAAAAGCCGAATCGATGACTATCTGAAGGCAAGGGAAGAAATTCCAAAAGGACTGGAAATGAAGGACACGATCCGTCAACGCAAAGAAAAAATTATGAAAGTACTAGGTGCTACAGAAGAACAGTGGAAAGACTATCGTTGGCAGACAGAAAACCGCGTTTCGGATGTGGAACTCCTCGGTAAAATTCTTAACTTAACGGATATAGAAAAAAAAGAAATTAGAGAAGTAGGGAAAAAGTTCCGTTGGGCCGTTTCGCCTTATTACCTTAGCTTGATGGATCCGGACGATCGATTTGATCCGGTTCGATTAATGGCAATACCGGTACACAGTGAACTGGAAGATCCCTGTCATGACTTTGATCCGATGGGAGAAGAGTTTACAAATCCAGCAGGAAGCATTACAAGACGTTATCCGGATCGGCTGATTATTAATGTTACGAACGAATGTGCCATGTATTGTCGACACTGCCAAAGAAGAAGAAATATTGGAGAAGAAGATGTACCTAGAAGCCGAAGTGCTTTGCAGGAATCAATTGATTATATTAGAGAGTGTCCAGAAATCAGAGACGTTTTGATCACAGGTGGAGATTCTCTTTGCTTAACAGATGAAACACTGGAGTGGATCTTAAAGCAACTAAAAGAAATTCCACATGTGGAATACGTTCGCTTAGGAAGCCGCACGTTGGTAACTATGCCACAAAGAATTACAGATGAGTTCTGTGCCATGATTGAAAAATATCATCCCGTATATATCAATACTCACTTTAATCATCCAGCCGAAATTAGTGAAGAGGCAAAAGAAGCCTGCGAAAAACTGGCAAAAGCCGGAGTTCCTTTAGGGAATCAGGCTGTATTGTTAAATGGAGTGAATAACGATAAATACGTTATGCGGGTACTAAATCATGAGTTGCTTAAATGCCGGGTAAGACCTTACTATATCTTCCATGCCAAGCATGTAGCGGGAACAACTCATTTTAATACATCCATTGATGATGGTTTAGAGATTATGGAATACTTAAGAGGATATACTTCCGGCATGGCAATTCCTACCTTTATTCTTAATGCGCCTAAAGGTCAGGGGAAAACGCCTCTGTTCCCAGATTACTTGGTATCAAGAGGAAAAGACTATATTACCATTCGTACCTGGGAAGGAAAAGTAATGGAGTACGAGAATCACGAAACGAAAGATATCCGAGAGTTAATTTAA